Genomic DNA from Desulfosporosinus sp. Sb-LF:
GGTCTCCGTGACCTTTGATGATGCGTTTGTCGTCCATGATGTCAAAGTTGTGGAAGGAATGAATGGTATTTTTGTAGCTATGCCCAGCCGTAAAACACCCGAAGGGGAATTTCGTGATATCGCCCACCCTATTTCTTCCGCAGCACGAGAGGTAATCCAAACGGCTGTTTTAAAAGCTTATCAGGATGCCATTTAAAACTCTTAAATAAATGTTTTTAGACATTTGAAAGGGGACCTTGCAAGTTAGGTCTCCTTTTTCCATCATGACTTATGG
This window encodes:
- the spoVG gene encoding septation regulator SpoVG, which gives rise to MNITDVRVRKINTEGKMKAVVSVTFDDAFVVHDVKVVEGMNGIFVAMPSRKTPEGEFRDIAHPISSAAREVIQTAVLKAYQDAI